A genomic region of Ignavibacteriota bacterium contains the following coding sequences:
- a CDS encoding DinB family protein: protein MKRSILMEAQKNQKEILDFFNQGLSLLEENLCGLTENELNYIPSNGGWTIRQIVHHIADGDDLWKTAIKMALGNEEAEFCLNWYQTLSQIEWGKKWNYEKRSITKSLNLFKANRELIKELLEYAPNSWKRKIKFLERDGKIEVLPIGFIVEMQAEHAIHHINRIIAIRKEITNKLANNSTQSHLNN from the coding sequence GTGAAAAGGTCAATTCTTATGGAAGCACAGAAAAACCAAAAAGAAATTCTTGACTTTTTTAATCAAGGATTAAGTTTACTTGAAGAAAATTTGTGCGGATTAACTGAGAATGAATTAAACTATATTCCTTCAAATGGCGGCTGGACAATTAGACAAATTGTGCATCATATTGCCGACGGTGATGATTTGTGGAAAACGGCAATAAAGATGGCATTGGGAAATGAAGAAGCCGAATTTTGTCTCAATTGGTACCAAACATTGTCGCAAATTGAATGGGGAAAAAAATGGAATTATGAAAAACGTTCAATTACAAAATCATTAAATTTATTTAAGGCAAATCGCGAACTCATTAAAGAATTATTGGAATATGCGCCAAACTCATGGAAAAGAAAAATAAAATTTCTTGAGAGAGATGGAAAAATTGAAGTTTTACCAATTGGTTTTATAGTAGAAATGCAAGCTGAACATGCTATTCATCATATAAACAGGATTATTGCTATTAGAAAAGAAATTACTAATAAACTGGCTAATAATTCAACTCAAAGTCATCTTAATAATTAA
- a CDS encoding beta-galactosidase — protein MKQFITLIYSAIIFITACSNEEPMYIDLSGKWNFQIDSMDVGVQEKWFSQNFDETVDLPGSMAINGKGNNISLNTKWTGDIVDSSFFKLPRYEKFRNPNNFKVPFWLQPKKHYQGVAWYKREFLIPENWTNQQIEIFLERCHWQSTVWIDNTLLGTENSLSTPHKFHINNISSGKHFITVRIDNRINDVNPGKNSHSVSDHTQSNWNGIIGEMLIIQKSNVNIDEIKIIPNYANKKIKIETVLQNETNKSVTGSLGYSIKNVNEDQQGKLLKNIKLNFTAKTGTDTINTEINYSNFLSPWDEFNPNVYELSAELIGDNFYDFKNENFGLRNLKVNGTQFSINGNLTFLRGTLECTIFPKTGFPPADEEEWKRILRIAKSFGLNHIRFHSWCPPEAAFNAADKIGMYLQIECASWANQGVTIGDGKQIDNYIYRESKRIIKEYGNHPSFCFLLYGNEPAGEHQEEYLTKLVSFWKQFDNRRLYAGASGWPELEANDFISTPDPRIQAWGVGLNSIINSEPPRSDFNWDKIIQSKRKPVISHEIGQWCVYPNFKEMKKYDGVLYPKNFEIFKSFLDDNKISDLADDFLFASGKLQTLCYKADIEAALRTKNMSGFQLLDLHDFPGQGTALVGVLDPFWDEKGYVTAEEYSQFCNSTVPLAKFSKFIFSSDEILNIPIEAAHFGSAPLEKITPTWKILDSKNNVIANGELNELNIPIGNGISAGNIIQSLSSLISPAMYKLEVNIDKYKNSWDFWVYPKSNPIKTDEEIKIAQEVNEEILKYIENGGKVIICPEKGTVRNDKGGDIAVGFSSIFWNTAWTNNQPPHTLGILCDPKHPLLKEFPTQSYSNYQWWDAMSHSNAILLNELGDSIKPVVRIIDDWFTARSLGLIIESKVGNGEIILTGIDLLTDIDNRLEAKQLLKSMLNYMKSDSFEPMQEIKPAKLLSLFKK, from the coding sequence ATGAAACAATTTATTACTCTAATTTATTCTGCAATAATTTTTATTACCGCTTGCAGCAATGAAGAACCCATGTACATTGATTTGTCAGGTAAATGGAATTTTCAAATTGATTCTATGGATGTTGGAGTACAAGAGAAATGGTTCTCGCAAAATTTTGATGAAACGGTTGACCTTCCCGGTTCTATGGCTATAAACGGAAAAGGCAATAATATTTCATTAAATACAAAATGGACCGGCGATATTGTTGATTCATCATTTTTTAAACTTCCGCGATATGAAAAATTCAGAAATCCAAATAACTTTAAAGTTCCATTTTGGCTGCAGCCTAAAAAACATTACCAAGGTGTGGCTTGGTACAAACGTGAATTCCTTATTCCCGAAAATTGGACAAATCAGCAAATAGAAATATTTTTAGAACGATGCCATTGGCAGTCAACTGTTTGGATTGACAATACTTTACTTGGCACTGAAAATTCATTGAGCACTCCACACAAATTTCATATAAATAATATTTCATCGGGAAAGCATTTTATAACTGTACGTATAGATAACAGAATAAATGATGTTAATCCCGGGAAAAACTCGCACAGCGTTTCAGATCATACTCAATCAAACTGGAATGGAATAATCGGCGAAATGTTAATAATCCAAAAAAGTAACGTTAATATTGATGAAATTAAAATTATTCCGAATTACGCTAATAAAAAAATTAAGATAGAAACAGTATTACAAAATGAAACTAATAAATCTGTAACCGGAAGTCTAGGATATTCAATTAAAAACGTAAATGAAGATCAACAAGGAAAATTACTTAAAAATATTAAACTGAATTTTACCGCAAAAACCGGAACGGATACCATAAATACAGAAATTAATTATTCCAATTTTCTTTCACCTTGGGATGAATTTAATCCAAATGTTTATGAACTATCTGCGGAATTAATAGGTGATAATTTTTATGACTTTAAAAATGAAAATTTTGGTTTACGAAATCTAAAAGTAAATGGGACTCAATTTAGTATTAATGGAAACTTAACATTTTTACGCGGAACTTTAGAATGCACGATATTTCCCAAAACCGGATTTCCTCCTGCAGATGAAGAAGAGTGGAAGAGAATATTAAGAATCGCAAAAAGTTTTGGACTTAATCATATAAGATTCCATTCTTGGTGTCCTCCGGAAGCGGCGTTTAACGCGGCTGACAAAATAGGAATGTATTTACAAATTGAATGCGCGTCTTGGGCAAATCAAGGTGTAACCATTGGCGACGGTAAACAAATTGATAATTATATCTATAGAGAAAGTAAAAGAATAATAAAGGAATACGGAAATCATCCTTCGTTTTGTTTTCTATTATACGGCAATGAACCGGCAGGAGAACATCAGGAAGAATATTTAACAAAACTGGTTTCATTTTGGAAACAATTTGATAATAGGAGATTATATGCAGGAGCTTCCGGATGGCCTGAATTAGAAGCAAATGATTTTATCAGTACACCAGATCCAAGAATACAAGCATGGGGAGTTGGTTTAAATAGTATTATAAATTCTGAACCGCCTCGTTCGGATTTTAACTGGGATAAAATAATTCAATCAAAACGTAAACCGGTAATTAGTCATGAAATTGGGCAATGGTGTGTTTATCCTAATTTCAAAGAGATGAAAAAATATGATGGCGTTCTATATCCAAAAAACTTTGAAATATTTAAATCATTTTTAGACGATAATAAAATTTCAGATTTAGCGGATGATTTTTTATTTGCTTCGGGAAAATTGCAGACACTTTGCTACAAAGCTGATATAGAAGCGGCTTTACGTACAAAAAATATGAGCGGATTTCAATTGTTGGATCTTCATGATTTCCCGGGACAAGGTACAGCTTTAGTTGGAGTTCTTGATCCTTTCTGGGATGAAAAGGGATACGTTACCGCTGAAGAATATAGTCAATTCTGCAATTCAACTGTTCCATTGGCAAAATTCTCAAAATTCATTTTTTCTTCAGATGAAATTTTAAATATTCCTATTGAAGCGGCTCATTTCGGTTCGGCACCACTAGAGAAAATTACGCCAACTTGGAAAATTCTGGATTCAAAAAATAATGTAATAGCAAATGGAGAATTGAATGAATTAAATATTCCAATTGGAAACGGAATCAGCGCAGGGAATATCATTCAATCTTTAAGTTCTTTGATTTCACCCGCAATGTATAAGCTTGAAGTTAATATTGATAAATATAAGAACTCATGGGATTTTTGGGTTTATCCGAAATCTAATCCGATTAAAACAGATGAAGAAATAAAAATTGCTCAAGAAGTAAATGAAGAAATTTTGAAATATATTGAGAATGGCGGCAAAGTTATAATATGTCCCGAAAAAGGAACTGTTCGGAATGATAAAGGTGGAGACATTGCCGTTGGATTTTCAAGTATTTTTTGGAATACGGCATGGACGAATAATCAACCTCCGCATACTTTGGGAATTTTATGTGATCCTAAACATCCGTTGTTAAAAGAATTTCCAACACAATCTTATAGCAATTATCAATGGTGGGATGCTATGAGTCATTCAAATGCGATTTTATTAAACGAGTTAGGAGATAGTATTAAACCTGTTGTAAGAATTATTGATGACTGGTTTACTGCCAGATCTTTAGGACTTATAATTGAATCAAAAGTTGGGAATGGGGAAATTATACTTACCGGCATTGACTTACTTACTGATATAGATAATAGACTTGAAGCAAAACAATTATTAAAGAGTATGTTAAATTATATGAAAAGTGATTCTTTTGAGCCTATGCAGGAAATTAAACCTGCTAAATTATTAAGTTTATTTAAAAAATAA